GGGTAAACCGCTCAGTTAAGTCAAATTGATTTCTTGTAAAAGGTTCAGGGGATGTCAACCGTGTTTGTTAGAATTCATTGGGAGAGAGATGTAATTCAGGAGGAGACCACAAAGATCGAGTCGCAGATGATGGTtgattttttggagttttgttaCGATGATATAGACATGTCAGCTCATGATCTGAAATCGGAGACAAATTCTTTATTAGTGGGGGAGAATTATAACGATCCAATTCCCGGCCCAACGAATCCTGGCCAGCTAAGGTCCATGCATATTCTCGGCCCAAGAGATTATCTATAAATACCCAACCCatcaaattattttcttttgttccaAAAATCAGAAGttggaaaaagagaaaaaaaagacaaaaaaggaAAGAGGAGTTAGAAGAGAAACAAGTTTAAGAAGAAGACAGTGGAAAACCTTTGTAGTGGAGCCATCAGGGATCACCACTGGCATCACCACACGCCGTGAGACCACGCCAGCCTTGTCCCCACTGTTTTCCGTAATAGGTAATTACCAGAAACCGCCGTCTCATTAGCTTAAGTTTAGGTCGTTTTAGTAAATCGACCATATCTTCCTAACAGCTGAGATTCTCGTGCTTGCAAGGCCACCGTCGTATTCttctcgtcgagacgaagccTTAGCCACCAACCACGTCACAATCGGAGTCCAGAAAAAACTTCACGCGGCGTCTAAAGTATCGCCGCCCGATCCCGTGGAACCCACCGATCCCGTGGAATCCATGCTCACAGCCCTGCTGGGCACCAACTCTAATCCCTCACATGTGAGTCCTCACTGACTCCTCTATGTAGGTTATTGGTGCGCTTGGCGTTCCTCGAACCGAAGATGGCCATTTAACAACTCTTCCACAGGAAAAGCTGTCACCAAGTAAAAATGACTTTTATTATAACAACCCGTCCCGTGGGCCCCAGACTGGCCCTACAGAACACCGACCCTAACCCTTcacaatataaaacaaaataaaacagacCCGTTATTGAAAGATAATACAAATAACATAAGTTTAGGGAAGAGCAGACTAATAAGAGATATAATACCCCTGTTCGTTTGATAAACGTCGCGTCTAGCATCCGCATCTCTTTTTAACTTTGTATTTCCGTTGTTTTAAAAGCAAGATTGCGGAAAAACCACTGAGCCGATATTAATTATGAGAGATACAGCGTTAGGTTTCGGATGTTAATTGATCGCTAAAAATTCTAGCGGCAGTTACGACTCACGACGGCAATTACTTTTACGGTTACGGCTAGATTCAGCGTCTATTGCAGTTGACGCTAGATTCTTGAGGACGAAGCAGTTACTGAATATTTGGAGCTGCTGACGCTTCAGCGTCTATAAAAAGAACATGGGTAATTGATATGAGGAAGAAGAGTCAAACTCGAAAACCTGAATCATtgtgatagtttttttttttttgaaactaagaGGAGTGTAATTAATCTAAAATTGGAGGTGATTTGATTTCTAATgaggttttagatgatttcacTGGATTGCAGagattaaaatgatttttgttaaaccaccCTAGAATATCACCTAAAATCATTggatttgaattttaaattttttaactaaaaaacttcattcaaacactttaaaattatttgaaaacttttaaactctatgatttaaaatattttcaccAACACTTTATTTGAAAGTAGTTTataaaatgtcaaatttaataacacatgattctaaatgaaattttaaaattcatttatgAATAAGAGTGGATTTGTCATTCTGTTGCAAATCACCTAAAACTTCCAATTGAATACACTCTTCTAAAGGATTAAACCCAGATCTATTAAAGATACTTACCTAACCCCCGGATGGGAGGTGCATCCCACGGATAGAAATCATTGTGATATTTTTGAAGATGGATGTGTATATCGAAGCCCTAACTTACTTCACAATCTAAAACTCAATTTTGGTTGTAAACTCAACGTGAAGTTTCTATGATGACAAGGGGAAAAATTGAAGTAGGATTGATATctcaaattttcttattttaatatagTCACTAATAAAgagatttaattttaataaagaaaattatgaaaataaattattaccCAGATTAATAATTGGGAATTTTTTTGAGCAAAACtatatttaaatcaaattataaaaggGTTTCAgattatcaaattatttaattgattaATAGGCTATAGTAACAAATTTGATCGGATACtcaagttattatttttttataaattgtaggTTAGTCtaggtaattttttaaaatatattgttttttaattgatggggcattttagaataaataatgaGATAGTAGGGcagattgaattttttttgtcagctgcAAATTGGATTACTGTCCACAATTTTAAATGCGAAACcctcatttatttattatttcaattttcTTAGATGTGTAACtgtatatgattatataatactccctccgtttttaatataagtcgttttagaattgtgcacatagattaagaaatcattaattttttaactaaccacaaatcaaccaataataaaatagaatgtatattatcattggtcatataattttacatagaaaaccgagaacgtcatataatttggaacataaaaatttctctaaaacgacttatattaaaaaacggaggaagtattagtaattaattaatttgtatattataaatagtttctaacaaaacattataaccatataattatacaattgtTGAAATCTCACGTCTCAGCTTCAACGTGTTTGACATCAACAAGAgttaatacaaataattttaatatgggTGTTTAGGGGCGAAGGGTAACATGTACTTTGCAGCAATTGCTCGGACTCTCCAGAAGTTTTGAGGTTCATCAGAACTTGTTGAATGCGCATATGACCAGAACCAACGTACTTTACTAAACATGAGCAGCTATTTGCTTTGTTAATTCCAGAACCTTGGCAAACAATTCTTTAAGTTTTCTGAAAACCAAACGCTTTGCAGTGATGAGAGTTATACATTTAAGAGAAAACTCTGAACGTCACTTTGACCAATATTTTTCAAATCCTAAAATGGGCAGCGacaagagaagaaaaataatactGTAGCTCTCAAGAGAATAACAATTTCCAAGTAAAGTATTCAGTATAAGAAATTGTAATAAGccggagaaaaaaaaacacatcttAACTGATTAAAACTTATACTAATACGAAATACCAACTCTCTAACTAAACAACACCATTACAACAAAAATGATGCAATGGCCTAGTTTCATCCATCATTTGCTGCCTCTACAAGCTTTACGGTAAACCTAAGctttttgattttcaattttACTTCCTCAGAACATAATGCTTTCCATTCATTGCttaactcttttcttttctccgTTCCGAGGTTCATCATCAGCTTCTTAAGCTGTAAATTCCTCTGCCAATCGCTTAAACCTTGCAAAATCGTGGTCTCAAACGCATCTTCAACAACGCGcaactcatcatcatcatcatcatgactCTCTTTCCCGTCAAGCTCACCTTTCTCCGCCCCGTTTTCATTTACAGGTTCATCATTACTTACTCGACCCTTTTCCCTAGAGGCATTCTCCTGATTCAACACAAACACTCTTACCTGTTACTGCGATAGCAAAACTTTAGACTTGGAAACAGAACTTGAGAAAGCGGAACCAAAACTGTAGgttggaaaacaaaaaaaaagaaaacgatAAATGAGTCACTTACGTCACTCTCGATCTGCATTACGTTCTCCATGCCTCCATCAGCAAATTCAGAATCTTTGCCATCAAGCTTACTACTTTCATCCCCATTGTCATTTACACGTCCAGCATTATCCAATGGTTCATCCTCCTGATTGATCAGCAAACCATACACAAATGAGTTTTAACTATTACCAAAATCAACTGCAAGtcaatcaagaaacaaatgaTGAATCCTTCACTTGAGTATCTCCTGGTGCTTTCTCAGTGCCTCCTCCGTTAGCAGCAACTTCACCTTGGTTTAGGCCCCAGATCATGTTGGAGTATCCAAAGGCTTGAGAGTCAGTAAGCCTAGTAAAGAGCGGATCTTCCCCTCGATCGATTCTCTCCATGTGAAGAACGAACTTCCTCCTCAACTTCCTGACCTTACTAAAAAGCTGCTCCTTGGAGAATCTCACATGGATGGAACCTTGCACGAAACAGAAGAAACCATCCCAATCAAAACTTGGATCGTGCCTTGTCTTCACTCTGTATTCCACCAATCCCTAAATCGACAGCGAGTGAGTGAGAAGAGGATCTAGTGTTGACATACAGTGAAAAGAGATGAAATGAACCTTTAAGATAGAGAGCTCATCGTCCTCGTTCCAGATCCGTTTGATCACCGGAGAAGccaatttcttcttcttcgtcgaaaCTTCTTCTGAGGGAGACTTCTGCAGACAAGTATCCGAGAAATTGAGGCGCTTCAGAGTCGCCATCTGCAGAAATGGTTCCATCAAAAATCAATTTTGACCCCTATCGATCAGTGGGATGAGCCGAGAAGAAAAAGACGAACCTGAGAATGGAGCGTTAATCAAGTGGGAGCGAGACGTTTTTCTCGACAAGACCAAAGCCCTTAACCACCCTAAattattctaatttctaaattaaaagcCATCTTTGTTTTCTAAAGACACCCTCATATTTTCTTATACCTTTCAAAACAAcccatatattataaatttctatagcGGGAAAAGCAATTTTGAAGATTTCATCACTGTCAGCTATGTCACTCGAGATTAACTCTATATAACCCGTACCCCCGGGAAATCGGCCGATTCCTACATCAACAAGGGTCAACGGTCTCGATCAGTACATAAACATGTCACATGTGcgaaaacatacatcaactagtacaaaatttaatttttatacatgaaCTTTCAAAATTTGGTTTTATCATACATTGACCTAATTTTCGTTAGTCAAACGTTGAGTTGTCGTTAACCGGTAATAGGAAATCAACTAATTCCTACATCAACAGGGACCAATGGTACGAATCAATACATAAACACTTCACTTCTGCAAAAACATACATTaactaatacaaaatttaaattcaatacaTGAACTTTTGAAATCTAGTTTTAACATACGCAAAAGCTTTGACATTTACCTAATTTTCACTAGTCAAATAATATTGAAGATAAATTGTCTGTCACCTATTGATTAAGTAaggtttttattatattatgtgGTAATTAAATTGTATTACGTAGTAATTGAATGAGACAAAATAAATCATGTAGGTCAAATGATTTCTTTCTCGTGTAATTCATTAGTTAGcttttctcttaatttttttcttcaactttTTCGACAACAGAAAACACTAACACCGAGAAAACGAAAGAAGACAAAATTGAACAAAGCAAAAAGAGAATGTCTTCGGTAAGCTAAACATTCTCATTTCTCTCAGTCAATTACTACATATTATGGTTTAATTATTACATAATACAATAAAAACTTTACTTAATCAACACGTGACAAACAAATTATTTTCGGTATTATTTGACTAGTGAAAATTAggtaaatctattttattaaatttaagtacaaaataaaactaacaTTATTTTCAACAGATTTACTACGTCTTTTCTTTCCTTATTTTCACTCAATTTAACTACTTTATTAATTGCATTTTTTCCAAATAATTTAACAGCATGtcttatagaaatataaaacagAACTTACCTATATTTAagtgttttattatatcttttactttttttttatacttcTTAACTACTTCATTAAGATATGGATATCAGGTATACGGTTGGGTATGGATTGGTTCTTTCGgatatcgatttttttttgggttttgaaattATGCTTTTTTCGGGTATTAGAAAATTTCTGGTGGGATTCAAATAGGGTCTTTCCAGATCCGGGTGGGTTTGGTTTTTATGTGTAGGAACATAAAaatgaatcatattttatatatttaggaatgtcattaaacaatttataaacaaattaacAACAAATATCTGCGCGGACGCGCATGTCAAGTTTTAGTATATGTAAAAACTAGATTTCGAAAGTTCAtgtattgaatttaaattttgtattagttgatgtatgtttttgcACAGGTGAAGTGTTTATGTATTGATATGGACCATTGATCCCTGATGATGTAGGAATTAGCTGATTTTCTGTTACTGGTTAACGACAACTCAACGTTTGACTAACCAAAATTATGTCAATGTATGATAAAACCAAATTTTGAAAGTTTGCACATGTAACATGTTTATGTACTGACCGGGACCGTTGGCCCTTATTGATGTAGGAATTAGCCGATTCTCACTGCCCCCTCTCTATTATCCCTACCCTTTTATCCTTGCACTCCCCAAACTAGCCTTTCATTTATTTCTCCAATTAAATAAACCAACCATAATTCAACCACCTACATGGCCCACAAAACAACCTTAACCAATCAGATTTCTCCTGACCCACATGTCTCCTTCTTCATCGTACAACCTCTCTTCTTTTCATCCTCCATAAGCGATTTTTAAGCTGAATAAACAGACAATTCAGGtttgttttggataatttttttgtgatattacatttaaatatcGTGTATATGATGGATTACGTTAAAAAAGTAAGATTTGATGAAAATTTGAGAGATTAAAAATGATTTCAAAAACTGTGTTTAGAGCTTTCGGGTATTTTTTACGTCtgtttttgatgaattttttgctgaaatgttattaaaacaAGTGTATATCTCGGCTAGTGTAAAAAAAGAAGATCCAATGAAAATTATGAGAGattaaaaaagattttgaaaagTGTGTTTATAGTTTTTGGGTagattttatgtgtgtttgatGATTTTCTGTATGTAATTTCATTTAAGATGAATTATACATCATGGGTAATGTAAAACCCTAACAATATCGTCCTAAAAGCGGATTAGTTAGTACAAGGATAAGTTCTGGGTATTACTGGTATAACTAGTTTTACTAAAGCAAAAAATTTTTACTGGAAATACTAGGATTACTATATTGATATTTCTTACTAGTACTTCTAGTATTACTATGTATAGTACTGAATTAAATTAGTATTAGTAAGAGAATATTGTACGGTGTGAGAATTAATTATAAGCATCTTAATAATGATAATTCTAatgatattctattttatttcagGAAAATGCAAATCAGCATTGCAcaattatttgttttgattatggTGGATATTATATGAAAGATGGGGCTGAAATAAAATGGATCTCGGGAGAtggtgaaggagaagatgaaattcaCACGATTGTGTTGAGGAAATCAATAGAGGAGATCACTTACTCTGGTTTGGTTGAGCATATTTGCAGAAAGATAAAGGTAGATGTATCTAAGGTGCAAGTGAAGATTAGTTACTTTCCAATGGTATTGTATTCGTACAAGCCATCATACAGCTGGAATGATGAAGACATTTTTGGTTATCTACTGCAAGTAAATCATGAGAAGTGTAGAAGCGTTCTACATGTGGAGTTTATCAATGAAGAAGTGCAACTTTCagaagaggatgatgaaacTGACGGCTATGTCGGTCTATCTGATAGAGAGGCTATAGAGGCTGGTGATGAGGATGGTACTGAGAATGATGAAACTGATGTCTATGTCGGTATATCTGATAAAGAGACTACAGAGGCTGGTGATGAAGATGGTAATGGTGGTGTGCTCACTTTTCACGAAGACATTGAGATGCATGATAGTGTTAATCAGAGGCGGGATGATGGTATGGATTTGGTTATAGGTCAAGAATTTATAACCAAGGAGGCAGCAAAAGTTCTTATTCAAACGGCGTCATATCAGAaatctttttaatttgatataATTAAGTCGGATACTAAGAGATTTGTGGTTAAATGTCGAGGAGCCAAAGATGGGTGCGAGTGATTTGTGCGAGTTGCAATGTTAAAGAATTCAGATATTTGGACGGTTAGAAGTTACATCAATCAGCATACATGTTCTGTCGTTACAAGAACACTGGCTGATAGAGAGGCTGGTGATGAAGATGGTACTGAGAATGATGCAACTGGTGATGAAGGTACTGGTGGTGTGCTCACTTTTCACGGAGACATTGAGATGCATGAGAATTTCACGGAAAGAGATGAGCATGTGTTTGAAGATACAGAAGTAAGACCACGAGTTGTCTATCAGCCACAGGATGATGGTACAGGTTTGGTTTTAGGTCAAGAATTTATAACCAAGTAGGAAGCAAAAGTCCATATTCAGACGGCTTCACATCAGAAATGTTTTGAGTTTGATATAATTAAGTCGGATACTAAGAGATTTGTGCTTAAATGCCGAGGAGCCAAAGACGGCTGCAAGTGGTTTGTACGAGTTGCAAAGTTAAAGAATACAGATCTTTGGACGGTTAGAAGTTACATCAAGCATCATACATGTTATGTTGTTACTACAAGAACACTACATGATAGAAGGAAAGGCACATAACAAATCGTTGCATCTGTTTTGGCTTAAGATTATCCTGGTATATTTGACACACTAGTTCCCAAAGTTCTGACCGATTTGGTTCATCGAAGGGTTGGTGTGCATGTATCATACACCTCAGCATGGAGAGGAAAAAGAGAAGCTGCTAATGAAGTGCGAGGAAGTCCAGAAGAgagttttactttattatactgTTATATGCACATACTGGAGCAGACGAATATTGGCACAAGAACTCGTGTGGTAGTGGATGAGGCCAACAAATTTAAGTATCTGTTTTTTGCCCTGGGAGCTAGCATAGAAGGGTTCAGTGCGATGAGGAAAGTCCTCATTGTGGATGGAACACACCTCAAGAATTTTTATGGTGGAGTTCTCCTTGTTGCGACTGTTCAGGATCCTGATCATCACCACTACCCAATTGCGTTTGGTGTAGCAGATGGTGAGAATGATGAAAGCTGGATATGGTTTATGGAACagttgaaatcagtgatatcCGATATCCCGAGATTGGTATTTCTTTCAGATAGAAACAAAAGCTTGATCAAGTCAGTACGTCTAGTGTTCCCTGAGGCCGAACATGGGTATTGTATATGGCATTTGTCTCAGAATGTTAAAAGCCACGTCCATAACAACAAAGATACTTGTGCGTTCAAGTTTAGAGAATGCGCACACGCTTATACAGATGCTGAGTTCAAGTACCTTTATCATGCTTTTCGCAGGAAGTATCCTAGTGCAGCAGTGTATCTTGACAAAAgtgtgaagagaagaaatgggatAGGTACAATGTTGACACCACCAATTTAGTAGAATCTTTTAATGGTGTTATTAAGGAAGCGAGAAAGTACACCTTACTACCAATGTTTGATGTTATCATTGCGAAAATGTCTGAATGGTTTAACAACCATAGGAAGGAGGCAGCTGAAATACCATACACACTGAAAGCTTGTGCCTATTTTGGAAACCGGGTCTAAAAAGATGTGTTGACGCGGAGTTTCTTACGGTTGATGAATTAAACAGCTTCCATCTTGAGTACAGTGTGCATGGTACTGACGGCAAGGTTTTTACTGTTGATATGGTTAGGAATACTTGCAGTTGTGAGCAATTTTATAAAGACAAATACCCTTGTGTGCATGGAGTGGTTGCTGCCACATTCATGACTGCGGCTGCAGGAAGGGAACTCTATCTATCTGagtattgtttaaaataatatttggtGGAGCAATGGGCTTTGGCTTATCACATGACCATATATCATGTTCCTCATATGTCTGATTGGATTATACTAGAAGATGTTAAAGCAAAGAAAATACTTCCTCCAGATTTtgaaaagaagaaaggaaaaccaCAACAAACAAGATTTCCATCAGTAGGAGAATCCCGTGGAAGAGGAAAAAGAGGCAGAGGGGAAGCTAGAGGAGCCAGAGGAAGAGGCAGAGCCAGAGGAGGAGGTATGTCATCGTATTTTGAATGTGGGAGTGGTTCAAGTACTACCTAGGTTTTACTGGAGTTTATTGGGCTTATTATGTGAAATCTGGACTACTGGTGATTTCTGGTTCTATTATGTGTAATTTGGAATACTAGATTTTACTGGTTTTATTATGTGCAATTTGAATTACTAGGTCTTACTGGTATTATTATGTGCAATTTAGATTACTAGGTTTTACTGGTATTATTATGTGCAATTCGAATCCAATATTTATCACTAGGTTATGTGTAATTTACACTATCTTTATATGGTTATTTTCAATTCATAGGCTacgtatataataaatatatagattagactatttttgttaattattttcaatagtttaagaaaatctTAACGGTTTTCCAAAAAACTTCCTTAACTTTCATTGTTAGTATGTAAATGGTTAACAATATAGTAAGTAGAATTTTACAAAATACATATTTCTGGTAAATTGTTTATGTAAATGTCTTCTTTGACGATAATAATAGGGTAAAATCATTGGTTTCAGTTTTCACTGCCAAACATTTTTTTGGAGATGGATTTACTAGAAAAACGTAAAAATTTGCAAAGTATTACTATGTGTATGGTGGTATTACTACTACCTTGAAGATTACCATAGGTATTACTAagtgttaaaaataatattaaaatatttatgacgGCTGCACGTTTTACATGTGAAATgcattttttaattcttttgttaataaatatatatatatatatatatatatatattagtgttTTACATGTGTTTACTAGTTTTTGGTATATCTTTATTAGTGTTTTTTGGGCGTAATAAACCCAGTAAATCTAGTTATCCATCTTACTCATTTTTGGGCATAGTAACACCTATAAACTTAGTTTTCCAAACCTGTTGCAACACACTAAGATTTAAACATTCAAAATCATTCTACTACCAAGTTTTAAACATCCAAAATACTTAACATTCTACTACCAAATTTTAAACAACTTTTAAACATAAGATCCTAAATACATAAGCCTAAGGCTTTGTTTTACGCATCTTCCCCTCCGTGAAAGGAGTCTCCACCCACTATAATTTCCTCTTTGGTCTGCCACTCTTCTTAGGTGCAGCAACAATGGCATTCTCCTTGCACCTATACATGATCCAAGGACTCGGTGCTTCCTTGTAAACGACCATGATCTACCTTTGCTTTTCTTCCTCAGTATATTCCTCAACAATTTCCCCATCTTGTTCCTCGACAACTTCCCCGGTCTGTTCTTCAACAACTTTCACATCCTCTTcctcttttttctcttcttccgcAACTTTCTCCCTGCTTTTTTCCTCTGTTTCCACAgcctcttccttttttttttcttcttccacaACTTTCTCACCTTTTCCAGGTTCTTCCTCCATAGGCTTTGTCACTAGTCTCCTCGCAGCCACTGCCTTAGTCCTACCACGTGGTGGTGTGGGATTTCCCTTTGTCTGATTCCACGTGGTGGTGTTGGAGTTTCATCGGTTCTATTCGTCTCAACCCGAGGCTCATTGTGATCATCTTTGGGAGTTCCCTCTGTCTAATTCCCACGTGGTGGTGTCGAAGTTCCTTTTTCTATCTCTGCCTCCCGAGCCTCAGATTCCACCACTTTTTCCACAACTTTCTCACCTTTTCCAGGTTCTTCCTCCATAGGCTTTGTCACTAGTCTCCTCGCAGCCATTGCCTTAGTCTTACCACGTGGTGGTGTGGAAGTTCCCCCTGTCTGATTCCCACGTGGTGGTGTTGGAGTTTCATAGGTTATATTCGTCTCAACCCGAGGCTCATTGTGATCATCTTTGGGAGTTCCCTCTGTCTGATTCCCACGTGGTGGTGCCGGAGTTCTTTTTTCTATCTCTGCCTCCCGAGCCTCAGATTCCACCTCATCAGTCTcacttttctccttttcttgcTCCCTGGTTTCAGACTCTTtcccttcaacttcttcttcttgatcatcttTCCCTCCAACCTCTTCTTGATCATCTTCCCCTTCAGCCTCAGATTCCACCACTTTTTCTTCAACTTTCTCATCATCCTCACTATTCTCCTTCTCTACCTCACTGGTTTCAGCCTCtttctcttcaccttcttcttcatcctgtTTCCCTCCAACGTCTTCTTCAACCGCTTCAATTTCCTTCCACAGTTTATCAGCTAGTGCTCTACTTCTCTCCTTCAATTTCTTCAACTCATCAGTCTCACTCTCACTCTCACTGTCTTCTTTGTCTTGCTCATCAGCCTCACTAttttccttctccttctcaCCCTCTTGCTGAGCATTGTCATCAGCCTCTTTCTCTTCACCTTCTTTTTCATcactgttttcattttttctctcAGCCTCTTGCTCAGTATTCTCGATGTTATCCTTCTCTTTCCCAGCCTCTTGCTCAGCATTAGCTTTGTCCTTCTCAGAATTAGCTTTGTCATTCTCTTCATGTGTACCATAGTCCCACTGTCGAAAATCCATGTCTTCACCATGACTTGGCTCCACCTTACTCTCAATAGAAGTTAGCATGTCTTCTATTTTCTCAGCCCTTCTTCTCAAAAGCCGCTGGTTCTTTTCAATATCACTCATCCTTGAGCCTAGAGACTCCAGCTTTGTCTCCACCGTAAAGTGAAGTCCAACAAATCCTTCTCCCATGAACTCAAAAATCCTCTCTTCCATACCTTGCAACCTCGAATCTAAACCAGAATTAGAGGATGATCCTTCTGCAAACGTCACCTTTtctttgtctttcttttttggCAACACTCCTCGTGCAGCTTGGGCTGGCCTGACGGTCATACACTCGCTCCTCATCAATGATACGAGCCAGCATAATTTGCTCACCAATAGTTGGAACTAACACACTGTTGATAAcctgaaaataaaacaataagttAGATCAGTTAAATTTTCTGTTCTACTAGCTTCTACTGTAACTATATACATGTACCTTTGTTTCTCCAACCGCAGCATATATGTCTTCTAAAGGATAACCCTTAAGACTGGACTTTGTAAACCAGCTCTTGCACATCCTT
This Brassica napus cultivar Da-Ae chromosome C6, Da-Ae, whole genome shotgun sequence DNA region includes the following protein-coding sequences:
- the LOC106357514 gene encoding GLABROUS1 enhancer-binding protein-like 1 isoform X2 — its product is MATLKRLNFSDTCLQKSPSEEVSTKKKKLASPVIKRIWNEDDELSILKGLVEYRVKTRHDPSFDWDGFFCFVQGSIHVRFSKEQLFSKVRKLRRKFVLHMERIDRGEDPLFTRLTDSQAFGYSNMIWGLNQGEVAANGGGTEKAPGDTQEDEPLDNAGRVNDNGDESSKLDGKDSEFADGGMENVMQIESDENASREKGRVSNDEPVNENGAEKGELDGKESHDDDDDELRVVEDAFETTILQGLSDWQRNLQLKKLMMNLGTEKRKELSNEWKALCSEEVKLKIKKLRFTVKLVEAANDG
- the LOC106354881 gene encoding histone-lysine N-methyltransferase SETD1B-like, which translates into the protein MEERIFEFMGEGFVGLHFTVETKLESLGSRMSDIEKNQRLLRRRAEKIEDMLTSIESKVEPSHGEDMDFRQWDYGTHEENDKANSEKDKANAEQEAGKEKDNIENTEQEAERKNENSDEKEGEEKEADDNAQQEGEKEKENSEADEQDKEDSESESETDELKKLKERSRALADKLWKEIEAVEEDVGGKQDEEEGEEKEAETSEVEKENSEDDEKVEEKVVESEAEGEDDQEEVGGKDDQEEEVEGKESETREQEKEKSETDEVESEAREAEIEKRTPAPPRGNQTEGTPKDDHNEPRVETNITYETPTPPRGNQTGGTSTPPRGKTKAMAARRLVTKPMEEEPGKGEKVVEKVVESEAREAEIEKGTSTPPRGN
- the LOC106357514 gene encoding GLABROUS1 enhancer-binding protein-like 1 isoform X1, whose translation is MEPFLQMATLKRLNFSDTCLQKSPSEEVSTKKKKLASPVIKRIWNEDDELSILKGLVEYRVKTRHDPSFDWDGFFCFVQGSIHVRFSKEQLFSKVRKLRRKFVLHMERIDRGEDPLFTRLTDSQAFGYSNMIWGLNQGEVAANGGGTEKAPGDTQEDEPLDNAGRVNDNGDESSKLDGKDSEFADGGMENVMQIESDENASREKGRVSNDEPVNENGAEKGELDGKESHDDDDDELRVVEDAFETTILQGLSDWQRNLQLKKLMMNLGTEKRKELSNEWKALCSEEVKLKIKKLRFTVKLVEAANDG